The Fundidesulfovibrio putealis DSM 16056 genome segment CCAGATCCAGGGGAGGACGCTGACGGCTGAAGGAGGCGGACTTCTTGGAGGTCAGCCCCTTGCTCTGGGCCAGCTTGGCCACGTCGGCTCCGCCGATCAGCTCTTCGAGCAGCTGATCCACGGTCTTGCCCAGGGTTTCGGCGGCCTTGTCCTCGGCCATCTCGCGCTTGATGTCTTCCTGGGCTTCTTCAAAGGGGGTGACGCCTGCGGGCTTCTTGTCCACCACCTGGATGATGTGCAGGCCGAACTGGGTGCGCACGGGGCCGGAGATTTCGCCCTTCTTCAGGGTGAAGGCCACGTTTTCGAACTCGGGGACCATGGTTCCCTTGGCGAACCAGCCCAGGTCGTCGCCGTTGACGGCGGGATCGCCCTTCACGGCCAGCACCTTGTCGAAGGTATCGCCCTTGCGCAGGCGACCGGCCAGATCGGCCAGACGCTTTTCGGCGGCCTTGATCTGGTCGTCCTTGGCGTCCTGGGGCAGGAGCACCAGCAGGTGGTTGGCCTTGACCATGTCGTCGTGCTTGAACTTGTCGGGGTTGGAATCGTAGTAGGCCTTGGCCTCCTGGCTGGTGACGTTCTTGGGGTCGGCCAGCGCGGCAGGGGTCAGTTCGAGATACTCGATGGTCATCTCGGCGGGGCGCTTGTACTTTTCCTTGTTGGCTTCGTAGGTCTGCTTGACGGTTTCAGGAGCGACGTTGACCTGCGCGGCGAACTCGCGCACGCCGAAGGGCAGGTAGTTCACCACTGCCTTCTCCTGGGAGAAGTTATAGATGGAGCGCACTTCCGGCGCGGTGACGTACACCGGCAGGATGGAATAGAGCACCATTTTTTCGTACAGCAGGTCGCGCTTCTGGTCGGCCTCGAACCGTTCGGGGAAGAGGCCCACGGACTTGAGCTTTTCCTTGTAGAGTTCGTAGTCGAACTGCCCCTTGTCGTTCTGGAAGGCCGGGACGCGTGCGATCTCGGCCTGAAGTTCGGCCTGGGACACGGCCACGCCGAGCTTGGCGGCCTGGTCGAACAGCAGGACGCGGCCCACCATCTGCATGAGCACCTGGTTTTTGAAGCCGAAGCGCTCCAGGTCTTCCTTGCCGAGCGAGGGGTTCTGGGCCTGGGCCTGGCGCACCGAGCCTTCGTACTCTTCCATGAAGTCCTTGAGCAGGATGGGCTTGTCGCCCACGTAGGCCAGGACTCCGCCGGTGCTGCCCCTCTGATCGTTGAAGGAGTACACGCCGAAGAACACGAACACGGCAATGATGACGCCGAACACGGCTTTGATGACCCAGGACTGGGAATGCTGCCGGAGAAGATCCAACATGTGAAGAGGCTCCTTGGAAAACGTGGCTCAAGCCGCATGAAAACGGCGGCCGCAGGATATTCCCGCAGCCGCCGCCAGTACATGACGGGCGCTTTTAGCGGTCGCTGCCGCCAACGGCGTTGAGCAAACCGCCCGCCAAAATAATGCTGAGCTCGTTTGCGGTCAAATCATTTGTGAGCTTCACCGTGAACTTGCCGTCGACCACGGCGTCCACCGGCTTGCCGGGCTTCATTTTGGCCACGGGGATGGCGATCTCCCCGCCCTGGGCCAGCTTGTCGTAGTCGGCCTTGTCCACGAACATGAGCGGCAGGATGCCGAAGTTCACCAGGTTGGCGCGGTGGATGCGGGCAAGGCTCTTGACGATGACTGCCGTGACGCCCAGGTGCCTGGGGCCAAGGGCCGCGTGCTCGCGCGAGGAGCCCTGGCCGTAGTTCTCGCCGCCCACGATCACGCCGCCGCCCAGCTCCTTGATGCGGGAGACGAACTCCTTGTCCACGTTGGTGAACAGGAACTCGGAGATGGCCGGGATGTTGGAGCGCAGGCTCATGATGTGCGTGCCGCCGGGCAGGATGTGGTCGGTGGTGATGTCGTCGCCCACCTTGAGGGCCACCTTGGAGGTGACGGTGTCCGGGGTCTTGCCGAAGCGCGACAGGGGCGCGATGTTGGGTCCGCGCCGGACCTCCACTTTGGAGCCGTCCTCGGGAGGGTAGATGAACAGGTGGCGGAT includes the following:
- a CDS encoding peptidylprolyl isomerase, coding for MLDLLRQHSQSWVIKAVFGVIIAVFVFFGVYSFNDQRGSTGGVLAYVGDKPILLKDFMEEYEGSVRQAQAQNPSLGKEDLERFGFKNQVLMQMVGRVLLFDQAAKLGVAVSQAELQAEIARVPAFQNDKGQFDYELYKEKLKSVGLFPERFEADQKRDLLYEKMVLYSILPVYVTAPEVRSIYNFSQEKAVVNYLPFGVREFAAQVNVAPETVKQTYEANKEKYKRPAEMTIEYLELTPAALADPKNVTSQEAKAYYDSNPDKFKHDDMVKANHLLVLLPQDAKDDQIKAAEKRLADLAGRLRKGDTFDKVLAVKGDPAVNGDDLGWFAKGTMVPEFENVAFTLKKGEISGPVRTQFGLHIIQVVDKKPAGVTPFEEAQEDIKREMAEDKAAETLGKTVDQLLEELIGGADVAKLAQSKGLTSKKSASFSRQRPPLDLGLTPESLTLMFSVPAGKAVPQAMAAGEGFVLAKVLEVKPEYIPALEDVAENIKADIIAEESAKLAEAKAKEVAALLATPEGQAKVDAEYKGKLKTSAPFGRQGAIQELGQSPALAEAAFAAKGPGWLPGVYSVAEGFIVANLKDRTFPTDAEWQRDRTRIMGQALPFQQEQMLRGYMQYLWEKMPIKIVNKEVLGPVGLPEGMATTGKS